In the Metabacillus endolithicus genome, one interval contains:
- the cysK gene encoding cysteine synthase A has translation MEETTNNNLRVVNSITELIGSTPLVKLNRMVEAESANVYLKLEYYNPGSSVKDRIGKAMIEAAEKNGDLKPGGTIIEPTSGNTGIGLAMVAAAKGYKIVVVMPETMSVERRNLLLAYGAELVLTPGSDGMKGAIKKAEEISEENGYFMPQQFKNMANPQVHHDTTGPELVEQGEMIGGIDAFVSGVGTGGTISGAGPVLKGKYPNMKVIAVEPATSAILSGSKPGPHKIQGLGAGFIPGTLNTSAYDDVITVEDQQAYETSRSVAKKEGILGGISSGAAIYAALKLAKKLGKGKNIVAIIPSNGERYLSTPLYQFEEK, from the coding sequence ATGGAAGAAACAACTAATAATAATTTACGTGTTGTAAATTCAATTACCGAATTAATTGGTTCAACCCCTTTAGTTAAACTCAATCGTATGGTCGAAGCAGAAAGTGCAAATGTTTATTTAAAATTAGAATACTATAACCCGGGAAGTAGTGTGAAGGATCGTATTGGAAAAGCTATGATTGAAGCAGCTGAGAAAAATGGTGATTTAAAACCGGGAGGAACTATTATTGAGCCCACTAGTGGAAATACTGGTATTGGATTAGCAATGGTTGCAGCAGCCAAAGGATATAAAATTGTTGTTGTAATGCCAGAAACAATGAGTGTTGAACGACGCAATTTGTTGCTTGCCTATGGGGCTGAATTAGTTCTTACTCCTGGTTCAGACGGCATGAAAGGGGCAATCAAAAAAGCAGAAGAAATATCTGAAGAAAATGGGTATTTTATGCCACAACAATTTAAAAATATGGCTAATCCACAGGTTCATCACGATACAACAGGACCTGAACTTGTGGAACAGGGAGAAATGATTGGAGGAATTGATGCTTTTGTATCTGGGGTTGGAACTGGCGGTACCATTTCAGGGGCAGGACCTGTACTCAAGGGAAAATACCCAAATATGAAGGTGATTGCTGTGGAACCAGCCACTTCTGCCATTTTGTCAGGTAGCAAACCTGGGCCCCATAAAATTCAAGGATTAGGTGCAGGATTCATCCCTGGTACGCTTAACACATCTGCTTATGATGACGTAATAACGGTTGAAGATCAGCAGGCCTATGAAACATCAAGATCTGTTGCAAAGAAGGAAGGAATTCTAGGTGGTATTTCTTCAGGTGCTGCTATTTATGCTGCCTTAAAACTAGCTAAGAAACTAGGAAAAGGCAAAAATATAGTTGCGATTATACCAAGTAACGGTGAAAGGTATTTAAGTACACCTTTATATCAATTTGAAGAAAAGTAA